The following proteins are co-located in the Imtechella halotolerans genome:
- a CDS encoding DUF368 domain-containing protein yields MEATRTLQDKVFLFIKGLAMGAANKVPGVSGGIVAFVAGFYEEFIYSLQKINAKAFKLLINGRYKSFYRYINGRFLSLLLAGMLFSYFSVSKLLDYFIAKKELFVWATFFGMIIGSVYYISKDFNHWNRKTIIAFIIGIAVGISISFLSPAKENNNLFFVFFCGIISVSGMTLPGLSGSFILILLGNYVLLLVDSVNALYDTMAELFRGDFGFIENQKRMNMLAILASFTAGSATGLVTLSHVLSYVLKHFKNITTAVIIGFISGSLGVVWPWKKTIYSQDATGEFLLDSNGEKIIENYTRYLPELHNNETWLALGFVIFGIFIVLALDWYGQRTRK; encoded by the coding sequence ATGGAAGCGACCCGTACCCTTCAGGATAAAGTATTTTTATTTATCAAAGGATTGGCTATGGGTGCTGCCAATAAAGTACCGGGAGTATCGGGAGGAATTGTTGCTTTTGTCGCTGGATTTTATGAAGAATTCATTTATTCACTCCAAAAAATAAACGCAAAGGCCTTCAAACTGTTAATCAACGGACGATATAAAAGTTTTTACAGATATATCAATGGGCGCTTTTTATCATTACTGCTGGCTGGTATGTTGTTTAGTTACTTTAGTGTCTCTAAATTACTAGACTACTTTATCGCTAAAAAGGAGCTGTTTGTCTGGGCGACTTTTTTCGGAATGATCATTGGCTCAGTCTATTATATTTCCAAGGATTTTAATCATTGGAACAGAAAAACAATTATTGCCTTTATAATTGGGATAGCCGTTGGTATTTCTATTAGTTTTTTAAGTCCTGCCAAAGAAAATAACAATCTTTTCTTTGTGTTTTTCTGTGGAATTATCAGTGTTTCCGGAATGACACTTCCGGGTTTATCCGGTTCATTTATTCTTATTCTACTTGGAAATTATGTGCTGCTACTGGTGGATTCGGTAAATGCCTTATACGATACCATGGCTGAACTTTTTAGAGGAGATTTTGGTTTTATAGAAAATCAAAAACGCATGAATATGCTCGCCATATTAGCTTCATTTACAGCAGGATCAGCCACGGGACTTGTTACATTATCCCATGTACTGTCCTATGTTCTAAAACATTTTAAAAACATAACAACAGCGGTAATTATTGGATTTATATCAGGCTCATTGGGGGTGGTATGGCCATGGAAAAAAACCATATACAGTCAAGATGCCACAGGGGAATTCCTATTGGATTCTAATGGAGAAAAAATCATTGAAAACTATACCCGCTACCTACCTGAGCTACATAATAATGAAACATGGCTTGCGTTAGGTTTTGTTATCTTTGGAATCTTTATTGTTTTAGCACTGGATTGGTATGGACAACGTACACGAAAATAG
- a CDS encoding DUF368 domain-containing protein, giving the protein MQRKLTDYAFITLKGMAMGAADVVPGVSGGTIAFISGIYEELIETINNVNFSLVKTLRKDGISAAWKKANGNFLLALLLGVFISIVSLAKGIKWLLENEPILLWSFFFGLVLASVVFVAKEIKQWKLSYVIALVIGAVGAYYITTLPPMSQSGNLLFLFLAGALAICAMILPGISGAFILVLLGAYKTVLTAVDEKNFTIIGVVGLGAIFGLLSFSRLLKWMFHHYKSITLAVLTGFILGSLNKIWPWKKTLSWYTDSHGEAHPLLQESISPLTFEGESQLLWAVILMFIGFLTIFFLEKLATKSE; this is encoded by the coding sequence ATGCAGAGAAAACTTACAGACTACGCCTTTATTACGTTAAAAGGAATGGCTATGGGAGCCGCCGATGTGGTTCCCGGAGTATCAGGAGGAACTATCGCCTTTATTTCGGGCATCTATGAGGAACTTATCGAGACCATAAACAACGTTAATTTTTCGTTGGTAAAGACCTTGCGAAAGGACGGGATTTCGGCAGCTTGGAAAAAGGCCAATGGTAATTTTCTACTGGCATTACTCTTAGGAGTTTTTATTAGTATTGTATCCCTTGCCAAGGGTATAAAATGGCTACTAGAGAATGAACCAATTCTATTATGGTCGTTCTTTTTCGGGCTGGTGCTAGCTAGTGTTGTTTTTGTAGCCAAAGAAATCAAACAATGGAAACTAAGTTATGTAATTGCTCTTGTTATTGGAGCTGTCGGTGCCTACTACATTACTACACTACCGCCAATGAGCCAATCTGGAAACCTCCTTTTCCTATTCTTGGCTGGTGCCCTAGCTATCTGTGCCATGATACTCCCTGGAATCTCAGGAGCCTTTATTCTAGTACTTCTAGGGGCCTATAAAACCGTTTTAACAGCCGTAGACGAAAAAAACTTCACAATTATTGGCGTGGTAGGGCTTGGTGCTATTTTTGGACTTTTAAGCTTTTCTCGATTACTAAAATGGATGTTTCATCACTATAAATCCATCACACTAGCGGTTCTTACCGGTTTTATCCTAGGATCTTTAAATAAAATCTGGCCTTGGAAAAAAACCCTTAGCTGGTATACTGACTCTCATGGCGAAGCACATCCCTTACTACAAGAAAGTATATCTCCCTTGACTTTTGAAGGGGAATCTCAATTACTTTGGGCTGTTATACTGATGTTTATCGGCTTTTTGACTATATTCTTTTTAGAAAAATTAGCTACAAAATCTGAATAA
- a CDS encoding tetratricopeptide repeat protein → MPFSSHEDEEFPIARFESMLKTNDVYFFDATEFENITHHYLDEGKVSKAKKAIQIGLGQHPSSIELKLLQIEIMVFENQLEVAEKLLDELLEIESSNEEIYIQKANIYSKKDEHSQAIHLLNIALSLTDDTTDIHALIGMEYLFMDDYASAKVNFIKCLEEEPEDYASLYNAIYCFEYLEEHDEAIDFLNQYLESNPYCEVAWHQLGKQFFIKSMYKEALASFDFAIISDDRFIGAYFEKGKVLEKLKRYNEAIENYEITLGLEDPTSFAYLRIGKCHEKLGNNELAKQFYYKTVHEDPLLDKGWIAITDFYYRQENFEKALYYINKAIQIDEENVLYWKRSAEINKQLQFFEESDIAYQKTIELGNYELDTWISWTDVLTHLGEYDSAILTLLQGLEFYPEEAVLEVRLAALYYLVSDGAKGSYHLRNALRNNPKQAYILEKHFPSVYNRLSVKNIITEFKNASA, encoded by the coding sequence ATGCCATTTAGTTCACATGAAGATGAAGAGTTCCCTATAGCACGATTTGAATCCATGCTGAAAACCAATGATGTGTATTTCTTCGATGCCACCGAATTTGAAAATATTACACATCATTATTTGGATGAAGGAAAAGTAAGCAAAGCCAAAAAAGCCATACAAATTGGGCTAGGTCAGCATCCCTCGTCTATTGAGTTGAAATTGCTTCAAATAGAAATAATGGTTTTCGAAAACCAGCTGGAAGTAGCCGAAAAATTGCTAGATGAATTATTGGAAATTGAATCTTCAAATGAAGAAATCTATATCCAAAAGGCTAATATTTACTCTAAAAAGGATGAGCATTCACAAGCTATACACCTTTTAAATATTGCGCTTTCTCTTACCGACGATACCACGGATATTCATGCCCTTATCGGCATGGAATATTTATTTATGGACGACTACGCCTCGGCCAAAGTGAATTTTATCAAATGTTTAGAGGAGGAGCCTGAGGACTATGCATCGCTGTATAATGCCATTTACTGCTTTGAATACCTGGAAGAACACGATGAGGCGATAGATTTTCTAAACCAGTACTTAGAATCCAATCCCTACTGCGAGGTAGCATGGCATCAGCTTGGCAAGCAATTCTTTATCAAATCCATGTATAAAGAAGCCTTGGCTAGTTTTGATTTTGCTATCATATCTGATGATCGGTTCATAGGCGCTTATTTTGAAAAGGGAAAAGTTCTCGAAAAACTTAAACGCTATAATGAAGCCATCGAGAATTATGAAATCACCCTGGGGCTGGAAGACCCTACATCCTTTGCCTATCTTCGTATCGGAAAATGTCATGAAAAACTAGGTAATAATGAACTTGCCAAACAGTTTTATTACAAAACCGTTCATGAAGATCCCCTACTCGATAAAGGATGGATAGCGATTACGGACTTCTATTACCGTCAAGAAAATTTTGAAAAAGCACTTTACTATATTAATAAGGCCATACAAATAGATGAAGAAAATGTATTGTATTGGAAACGAAGTGCGGAAATCAACAAACAACTTCAGTTTTTTGAAGAGTCAGATATTGCCTATCAAAAAACAATTGAGTTGGGAAATTACGAGTTGGATACCTGGATTTCATGGACCGATGTGCTTACTCATTTAGGAGAATATGATTCAGCTATTTTAACATTATTACAGGGTCTTGAGTTCTACCCGGAAGAGGCTGTTTTAGAAGTGAGATTAGCGGCATTGTACTACCTGGTTTCTGATGGTGCAAAAGGCAGTTATCACCTGCGTAACGCACTGCGTAACAACCCAAAACAAGCCTATATTTTGGAAAAACATTTCCCCTCGGTGTACAATCGATTAAGTGTTAAGAATATTATAACAGAATTTAAAAACGCATCCGCTTAA
- a CDS encoding aspartate aminotransferase family protein — MNLKNDFLQYQAQTSPYPLALEVSHAKGSYIYTTDGKAYLDFVAGVSACTLGHSHPKVVKAIKDQAEKYMHVMVYGEYVQEPAVLLSKLLAQHLPQPLETTYLVNSGTEATEGALKLAKRVTGRTQLISAKNAYHGNTQGSMSVMGYEQRKQAYRPLLPDVDFIEFNKEEDIQKITHRTAGVILESIQGGAGFIEPANGYLSKVKKRCEEVGALLIIDEIQPGFGRTGKLFGFQNYDVVPDILVMGKGMGGGMPIGAFTAKKEYMQLLTHGPKLGHITTFGGHPVIAAAALATLQEVTETSLMAQALEKEALFRKYLVHPLITEVRGKGLMLAAMTPSEEITNFVVLEAMKEGLILFWLLFEPKAIRISPPLTLSEEEIKKGCELIVSLLHKWEQKAVN, encoded by the coding sequence ATGAATCTCAAAAATGACTTTTTACAATACCAGGCCCAAACCTCTCCCTATCCCCTCGCATTAGAAGTATCTCATGCCAAGGGTAGCTATATTTATACCACCGATGGCAAGGCCTATCTTGATTTTGTAGCGGGTGTTTCAGCCTGTACTCTTGGACATAGCCACCCAAAAGTCGTTAAGGCCATCAAAGACCAAGCTGAAAAATACATGCATGTAATGGTGTATGGGGAGTATGTACAAGAGCCGGCTGTTTTACTTTCTAAATTATTGGCCCAACACTTACCCCAGCCTTTAGAAACCACCTATTTGGTAAACTCGGGTACAGAAGCTACCGAAGGAGCCTTAAAACTAGCTAAAAGAGTTACGGGTCGCACACAACTTATTTCTGCTAAGAATGCCTATCATGGGAATACCCAGGGATCTATGAGTGTAATGGGCTATGAGCAACGTAAACAAGCCTATCGTCCCCTACTTCCGGATGTAGATTTTATTGAATTCAATAAGGAAGAAGATATACAAAAAATTACCCATCGCACAGCAGGTGTGATTCTAGAGAGTATTCAGGGTGGCGCAGGTTTTATTGAACCGGCTAATGGCTACCTTTCCAAGGTAAAAAAACGTTGTGAAGAAGTGGGTGCACTGCTAATCATTGATGAAATTCAGCCCGGATTTGGTCGCACCGGAAAGCTATTCGGATTTCAGAACTACGATGTAGTGCCTGACATTCTGGTAATGGGCAAAGGTATGGGTGGCGGAATGCCCATTGGAGCCTTTACCGCTAAAAAGGAATACATGCAACTTCTGACCCACGGACCCAAACTGGGACATATCACCACTTTTGGAGGACATCCCGTAATTGCTGCTGCGGCTCTTGCCACACTACAGGAAGTAACAGAAACCTCCTTAATGGCTCAGGCTCTTGAAAAGGAAGCGCTGTTTAGAAAATACCTGGTACATCCGTTAATTACTGAGGTTAGAGGTAAAGGATTGATGCTAGCTGCCATGACTCCTTCAGAAGAAATAACCAACTTTGTCGTTTTAGAAGCTATGAAGGAAGGGTTAATCCTTTTTTGGTTGCTATTTGAACCTAAAGCCATTCGTATATCTCCTCCCTTGACTCTGAGCGAAGAAGAAATCAAGAAAGGTTGTGAGCTGATCGTTTCTCTTTTACATAAATGGGAGCAGAAAGCTGTTAACTAA
- a CDS encoding OstA-like protein — MLTIHAQEKRKIDIIYGGTFSKNELKYPGASIFSSDGQQVQFQHQGIDVWCNMAIYYQEQNVVKAFGDVYLQQGDSIKMNSAYIEYNGNTKQAVAREKVSLRNETTTLTTEELFFDRNIQEVFYNSFGTVTDQDNVLTSQRGRYLLEPKKYQFVSEVIITNPEFNVSSQELDYYTDSRNAYLYGPTTIIGEDYVMYCERGFYDTKIEQGYGVKNTRIDYDQKIIKGDSVFFDKQKQFAASTNNIHILDTVNNGIVQGHYAEVWKAQDSMFVTKKAVAISLVDNDSMFIHGDKLMVTGKEGERVIRAFNNARFYKSDLSGKCDSIHSSQKTGITQLIKRPILWSGENQMTGDSIHLISNLETEKLDSLKVINNAFIIEKDTLGDGYNQTKGKNLYGKFRDNRLYEVDIVQNTEVIYHIYDDSNVLTGINKTICSAINITFDKDQKIEEITFIQDADGEITPEEDLPTNARRLLGFVWYGEERIRSKEDLFDQDDLAIELVKIRGIDNPIDIDTEEQQRQGIIPKVDPNKPSTNTAKKQVPSKE; from the coding sequence ATGTTAACTATACATGCTCAAGAGAAAAGAAAAATAGACATTATTTATGGAGGTACCTTTTCTAAAAACGAATTAAAGTACCCTGGCGCTTCTATTTTTAGCAGTGACGGCCAACAAGTTCAATTCCAACATCAAGGAATAGATGTTTGGTGTAACATGGCCATATACTACCAGGAACAAAATGTTGTCAAAGCCTTTGGAGATGTATACCTTCAACAGGGTGACTCCATTAAAATGAACAGTGCGTATATTGAATACAATGGAAATACAAAACAGGCTGTTGCCCGAGAAAAGGTGTCACTTCGAAATGAAACTACCACACTAACTACTGAAGAATTATTTTTTGACAGAAACATACAAGAAGTATTTTATAACAGTTTTGGTACGGTAACTGATCAAGATAATGTACTTACTAGTCAAAGAGGTCGTTACCTGCTAGAACCCAAAAAATACCAGTTTGTTTCAGAAGTCATCATAACCAATCCAGAATTTAATGTTTCTTCACAAGAACTCGATTACTATACAGACAGCCGAAACGCCTATCTCTATGGCCCCACCACCATTATTGGAGAAGATTATGTGATGTATTGTGAACGTGGATTTTACGACACCAAAATAGAACAAGGATATGGGGTTAAAAATACCCGTATTGACTATGACCAGAAAATCATCAAAGGAGATAGTGTGTTTTTTGATAAACAAAAACAATTTGCTGCCTCTACCAACAACATCCATATTTTAGATACGGTGAATAACGGTATTGTACAAGGGCACTACGCCGAAGTCTGGAAAGCACAGGATTCTATGTTTGTTACCAAAAAAGCAGTGGCCATTAGTCTTGTAGATAATGATTCTATGTTTATCCATGGAGACAAGCTCATGGTAACCGGCAAGGAAGGAGAACGAGTAATACGTGCCTTTAATAATGCTCGCTTTTACAAATCTGATTTAAGCGGTAAATGCGACTCTATACATTCCTCCCAAAAAACTGGAATTACCCAGCTTATTAAACGTCCCATCCTATGGAGTGGTGAAAACCAAATGACCGGTGACAGTATTCATCTGATCTCTAACCTAGAAACTGAAAAATTAGATTCCCTTAAGGTTATTAACAACGCTTTTATTATAGAAAAAGACACCCTCGGTGATGGGTATAATCAAACCAAAGGAAAAAACCTGTATGGAAAGTTTAGAGATAATCGTCTTTACGAAGTTGACATTGTCCAAAATACGGAAGTAATCTATCATATTTATGACGATAGTAATGTACTTACGGGTATTAATAAAACCATTTGTAGTGCGATTAATATTACCTTTGACAAGGATCAGAAAATAGAAGAAATAACCTTTATCCAAGATGCTGATGGTGAGATAACCCCAGAGGAAGATCTCCCAACCAATGCTCGAAGATTGCTTGGTTTTGTATGGTATGGGGAGGAGCGTATTCGTTCAAAAGAGGATCTCTTTGACCAGGATGACCTTGCCATTGAATTAGTTAAAATACGTGGAATAGACAACCCTATTGATATTGATACCGAAGAACAGCAACGTCAAGGAATCATACCTAAAGTAGACCCCAACAAACCATCTACCAATACTGCAAAAAAGCAAGTACCAAGCAAAGAATAA